The Gammaproteobacteria bacterium region CCACGATCTCGGCTACCAAAACACATCACTCGCCGACATCGCCGCCAAGGTGGGCATTGGGAGGACCACGCTGTACGAGTACTTCACCGACAAGGAGGACCTCGTCGTCTCCTTGGTCGAACTGGAGCTCCCCAAGCTGTTGCACCGTCTCGTCCAGTCGGTGGATGCCACGGCTCCGTATGCCGGTCAGATCGCCGAACTGGCCAGGGGAATGGTCGAGTTTGTCGGGACTGATCCGACGCTTGGACTGATCCTTCACCGGGACATCCCGAAGCTCTCGCGCAAAGCTCAACGTCGAGTACGCGGCGCCCACGCCGAGTTTACCGAGGCATTGGCCCG contains the following coding sequences:
- a CDS encoding TetR family transcriptional regulator; its protein translation is MPRIRAGNIAEHKELTRTQILEAAQILFHDLGYQNTSLADIAAKVGIGRTTLYEYFTDKEDLVVSLVELELPKLLHRLVQSVDATAPYAGQIAELARGMVEFVGTDPTLGLILHRDIPKLSRKAQRRVRGAHAEFTEALARIYGEGVAAGELRAIPIDLAGRFLQDLIMSAARALIVRPNPGDRLQEVTASMEEFLFHGLSVG